CCATCGCGATGGGCGGCCGGTTCGATGCGTTCGCGGGGAACTGGACCGCCACGGCGTCCGCGAACGAGCGGACCCGGTCGTTCGAGACGTTCCGGCTCGGGTCCGCCCACGAGACCCGGACGTGCAGCCGGTCCTCGGTCCGCACGACGGCGACCGACGCCTCGGTGACGGTGGTGTCGTCGCCGCCCGGCACGTTCGCACCGGCGCTGCTGAGCGGCACGGTCGCGGCGGGTGCGCGGTTCCACGCCTCGCCGTCGTCGCCCTCGACGGCGTCGTCGTCCACCGTGTAGTGCACGGGGATCTCGTAGGCCGGTCGCGCCTCGACGAACGCGGGGGCGACTGCCGTCGCGGCGAGCACGGCCAGCCCGAGCAGGCAGACCAGGGCGAGGTCACTCCTCCGCATCGTCGAACACCTCCAGTCTGTACTGGTCGGCCGTGTCCTCCGTCGTCAGCATCTCCATCACCTCGCTCTCCTCGCCCCGTTCGACCTTGTTCCGCTCGCGCTCGATGGTGTTCAGCGCCTCGTTCACCTTCGGGCCGAACAGCTCCTCCAGGTAGTTCCGGGGGATGCGCTCGGCGTCGAGCGACTCGCCACGCTCGGAGTGTTGCGGTGGCGCGAACGGCGGGATGTAGTAGACGTTCGGCTCGGTCCGGTACTCCGGGTGGAGCCGGACCGCCACCTCGTACTCGTTGACGAGCTTGTGGATGGGACCCTCCTCGTCGTCGAGGTAGCCGACGAGCCGGAGCTGTGGCGGGCAGTCGGCGGCACACGACGGAGGTCTGACCTCGCCGTCGGGCCCCTCGCCCTCGATGCGCGGGTAGCAGAAGATGCACTTCTCCGAGGTCTTCTTCATCGCGTTGTAGTACACCTTCTTGTACGGACAGCCCTCGACGCAGTAGCGGTAGCCGCGACAGCGGTCCTGGTCGACCAGGACGATGCCGTCCTCCTCGCGCTTGTACAGCGCGGAACGCGGGCAGGCCTCCACACAGGACGGGTGCGTGCAGTGGTTGCAGATGCGCGGGAGGTAGAAGTAGTACGAGTTGGGGTACTCGCCGGCCCCCTCGTCCTCCTCCCAGTTCGGTCCCCAGGAGGCGGCATCGCTCATCGGCCGCAGCGGCTCGTCGCTGCCCTCGTACATGATCTCCTCGTGGTTGAAGTCCCACGGCGTCCCGTACTCCTCCTCGTCGGGTAGCTCGCCCGGGGTTCGCTCCTCGCCGGACTCGTTCCAGCCGCCGCCCATGTCCTCCCAGTCCTTCGGGTAGCCGGGACCGGGTTTGGTCTCGACGTTGTTCCAGTACATGTACTCGCGGCCGCCGCCCTCGGTCCAGTTCGTCTTGCAGGCGATGGTGCAGGTCTGACAGCCGATGCATTTGTTCAGGTCCATCACCATCGCGACCTGGTGGTCGATGCCCTCCGCGAGGTCGACCGTGTCCCCCTCGTCGGACTGGCTCATTCGTCACCACCTCCACCGGACCCATCGCTCTCGTCGACTGGTTCGACTTCGACGCGGACGTCGCTGTTGACGCCCGTTGGCCCCCAGTAGTTCGGCCGGAAGTACAGGTGCTCGCCGGTATCCTCGGGGTACTGGACGAGTTGGGTCGGCTTCATGTACAGCGGGACGAGCGAGTTGAAGTTCCCTCGACCGGGGAACTGGAACCGCTCCCACGCGAAGTACATCCGGGCGGTACCCGGTTCGCCGCTCGGATACTGCTTCGCCTGGACCTCGACGCTGCCGAGGTCGTTGTAGATGCGGACTGTGTCACCGTCCTCGATGTCCCGTGCGTCCATATCGTCCGGGTTGAGGTGCACGACTGGCTCACCCCGCTGGAGCCGGAGCATCTTCTCGTTGTCGCGCCACGTCGAGTGGATCGACCACCGGCCGTGGGGCGTATTGTAGTTCAGTGGATACTCGGCTCTGTCCTGCAGGGTCGGCGCGCGCTTGTGGGTCGGCAGTTCCTCGTCGAGTTCGAGGAACCAGTCGTGGTCGATGTAGTACTGCTGACGCCCGGTGAACGTCGGCCACGGGTTCTTCTCCTGGACGTACCGCTTCCAGGGCGTGTACGGCTCACCCTCCTCCAGGTCGGAGGTCCAGTGGTCCCCGACGGCTCGGACCCGTTCCGGGTTGTCCTCGTCGGTCCCGTCGATGTCGTCGAACGTGATCTGGGCGTCGCTGTCCGGTGGGTTCGTCTCCGTGGAGTTCTCGAGGATGAACTCGCAGGCCTCCCGGTCGTCGGCGAGACGCCCCTCCTCGTCGGACTCCCAGTCGCGGACGAAGTCCTCGTGGACCGATTCGAGGTCGATCTCCCGGTCGAACTGCCGGTCCTGAACCGGGACTACGTCGTCTCGTTCCCGGGCCAGCTCCTGGATCTTCGCCGCGAGCTCGCGGAATATCTGCCAGTCGGTCTTTGACTCCCCGAGCGGTTCGACCGCGGGGGTGAACGGATGCACGTAGCTGTGCATGTCCGTCATCGAGAGGTCGTACTTCTCGTAGTGACTGGCCGACGGGAGGACGATATCCGAGTACATCGCCGAGGAGTCCATCCGGAAGTTGACGTCGACGACGAGGTCGAGCTTCGGCCAGAGCTGTTCCTCGACAGCGACGTTGCCCTTGGCCTGGTTGAAGTAGTTCCCCCGCCAGATGAACATGATCCGCGGGTCGGGCCGCGAGCCGTCCTCACGCTCGGACGGGTACAGGGGCATCCAGTCGTTGTCGATGGCCTCCTGTACACGACGTGTGGTCTCGGCGTCCGCGTTGTCCAGCACGTCGCAGTGGTAGTACGTCCACAGCGTCGTCGGCACGCTGCGGCTCGGGACGGGGGAGTTGAGCTTGCTCCACCCCTCGTACGTCCAGATCTTCTCCTGGCCGACGTAGTGGTCGAGCCCCGTCCCCTGCCTGCCGATGTGACCAGTCAGCGTCACCAGCAGTTGAATCGCGCGGTTGCCGAGGTCGTTGTGGTACCAGTCGTTGACGCCCTTGCCGTGGATGATCTTCCCCCGGTCGGCTTCGGCGAACTCCCGGGCGATCTCCTGGTGGGTCTCACGCCCAACGCCGGTCTCTTCGGTGACGAACTCGGGCGTGTACGTCGAGAGCTCCTCGCGGAGTCGGTTCCACACTGACCGGACGGCGACCGACCCGTCTGCCGTCGAGACCGTGCGGTCGACGGCGAGTTGCGGATCGAAGTCGAGTTCGATGCTCGCGGTCTCGTCGTGTTGGCCGTCGCGAGCCCCGAGTGATCCTGGGGCGACGCGCAGCTCACCCTCGGCGTCCGCCATTACGAACACGTGGTCCGCCCTTTCGACGTCGACGTCGACACCGGGAACCTCGCTCGCACGCAGGAACTTTCCGGTGTCCTCGCGGACGAGAAGCGGCATGTCGGTCTGTTCTTTCAGATGCGCCTCGTCGTACAGCCCCGCGTCTACGATCGTTCGGGCCATCCCGAGTGCCAGCGCCGTGTCGCTACCGGGGTCCGGTCCGATCCACTCGTCGCAGTGGATTGCCGTCTGCGAGTAGTCCGTGAACACGCCGACCCGCTTCGTGCCGTTGTAGGCCGCCTCCAGGAAGTACTTCGCGTCCGGGATTCGCGTGACGTTGATGTTGGACCCCCACGCGATGATGTAGTCGGCGTGGTACCAGTCGGCGCTCTCGGCGTTGTCGGTCTGGGTCCCCCACGTGATGGGTTGTCCCGGTGGGAGGTCGGAGTACCAGTCGTAGAAGGAGTGACCGACGCCGCCGAGCAGGCTCGTCAACCGGCTGCCACTGCAGTACGACACCGGCGACATCGCGGGGATCGGCGTGAACGCGCTGATCGCGTCGTACTCCTCGTCCTGTACGGCATCGATGACCTCCTCGGCGATCTCTGTCAGGGCCTCGTCCCAGGAGATCCGCTCCCACATGCCCTCCCCGCGCTCGCCGGTCCGACGGAGCGGGTGGAGAACGCGATGGTCTGCGTTCACGTAGTCGGAGTAGCACGCACCCTTCTGACAGCCACGCGGGTTCGGGTCCGGAGAGTCCTCGTCGAACTGCGGGTAGTCGCCCGCCTGCGACTCCCGCCACACCTGGCCGTTGCGGACGAACACCTCCCAGGAGCAGCTTCCGGTGCAGTTCACGCTGTGGGTGCTCCGTGCCGTGGAGTCCCAGTCCCACTCCTCGCGGTAGAGGTCCTCCCAGTCGCGGTAGGGGTAGGAGCCGATGGGGTCGTCGACGACCTCCAGGCCGTCCATCCCGAGCAGGTCGTCGCCCAGGACGCTGGCCGAGCCCGCGACGGTGGCCGTCGCGCCGATTCCCTTCAGGAAGTCACGACGGGCCAGGTCGAGGCCGTCGTCGGTGCTGTCGTGCGTCTCTCGTTGGTCACTCATTTGTGGTGATGATGACGGTGGTGAGTCCGACTGCGACGCCGGTTGCTGCGAGTGCGATGCCGAGGGCGGTGTCGCCGCCGACCTCCAGCCCGGCCGCGATGAGTGCGATACCGCCGAGCTTGGTCGTGCGGTCGAGCCACCGGTACTGCCGCGGGGAGCACGCGATGCTCCCCGGACGCCCGGTCATCCACGCTCACCCCCGTCGTCCGAAACTGCCTCGTCGGTCGATTCGTCGTGACCGTCCGCCCCGTCGTCGCCCGTCCGGTCGATGACGAGGTAGGTCACCGCTCCGGCGACTGTCGGGACGAGGAGCAGGGCGGCCGTGAGGTACGGCTTGATGGCCGCGGTGTTCGTCTCCAGCAGGTCCGCGACGATGACGTCCATACCCGCGATGGAGGCGACCATGATGAACACGACGCCGGCGATGCCGACCGCGGTCTGGCGGGGCCGTTCGAACGGGTCCGCCGTGAAGTGCGTCGGCTCCGACTCGTAGTCGAGGAACGGCCAGACGGCGACCGCGCCGAACACGAGGCCCGGGAGGACCAGCCCGCCGACGAACTCCGAGCTGACGTGGATCCCGAGCAGGTCGAAGCTCATCCACGACGGCGTGAGCTTCAGGAAGCCGTAGCCCCACATCAGGAACCAGTCCGGCATGATGAGCGAGGGCGTCGACGCCGGGTCGTTCGGGCCGTACTCCGCGATGTTGTGGACCGGCAGGAACCCGGCCAGCAGCGAGAGCGTCGCCAGCGTCAGGAAGAACACCACGGCGCTGACCGCGGCCTGGTTCGGGAACGCGGGGAGGCCGACGACGACGCTGTCGTCGTCCCGGTCGACGCCGTCGATGGCGGTCCTCGCGGCATCACCTCCACCCGCGGTGCCCTCGCCGCCCCCGTCGGCGTGGACGCCACGCCGTCCCGGCACGTCGCCGTCCCGCCGGTCCTCGGTGTGCTTCTGGCGCACGAGGATCGCCATGTGGACGGCGATGAGCCCCGCGATGACCAGCGGCAGCACGAACACGTGCAGGAAGAAGAACCGCGGGATCGTCGCGCTGGACGGGAACTCCCCGCCGAAGACGATCTGGCCGAGCATATCCCCGATTAACGGGACGGAGATGGCGACGTTGTAGCCGATGCCGACCGCCGTGCTGGCGAACTCGTCGAACGGCAACGCGTAGCCGGTGTAGGCCGCGAACATCGAGGTGCCGGCGAGCCCGGTGCCGACGAGCCAGTTCGGCTCCCGCGGGTTGCGGTACGCCCCGGTGAAGAACACGCGCAACATGTGCAACGCCATCGAGGCGACGAACAGGTGCGCGGCCCAGTGGTGGATGCGCCGGATGAGCATCCCGAACGGCACGTCGTAGGTGATGTTGAGGACGCTGACGTACGCCTCCGGCAGCTCCTCACCCTGGTACTCCGCGATGCTGCCCTCGTACTCGACCTCGGACGTGCTCGGCTCGAAGAAGAAGCCGAGGAAGGTCCCGGTCAGCACCAGCACGAGGAAGCAGATGAGCGCCACCTCGCCGAGCAGGAACGAGTCCTCGGCCGGGAACGCCTTCCCGAGGAACGACTGTGCGCCCTCGATGTCGAGGCGGTCGTCGACGAACTCGTACGCGCGCTGCAGGCGGCTCATCAGCCACCCCCCGGGCCGACCGGCCCGGTGAAGTCGCCCGTGGCGACGAGGTAGCCGTCACCCGAGATGGTGATCGGGAGCTGTGGCAACCTGCGCGGCGGCGGGCCGCCGGTGACCCGTGCCCCGGCCAGCGGGTCGAACCGCCCGGAGTGGCACGGGCAGACCAGCGTGGTCCCGTCGCGGTCGGCGACCATGCAGCCCGCGTGCGTACAGACCTTCGAGTACGCGGCGTACCCACCGACCGTGTACTCCATGTTCGTCCCCTCGCCGTACTCGCTCTCGGGGAACCGCACGAGGAGCGTCGGCGCGTCGGCGATGCCGGGCCGCGGCTCCGGGAACACGGTCAGCTGTTCGCCCTCCGAGAGGCGGTCCTCGGTGATCTGCTCGCCCTCCGAGTCCACCAGCGCGACGCCGTCGGAGTAGACCGGCCCCGTGTACTTGCGCTCGAACACCTCCGTGAGGCCAGCGAGGGGTGCGGCCAGGCTCGCGATCGCGGTCAGGCCGCCGATTGTCGCGAGTATCTTCGCGTAGTCGCGTCGGTGGAGTTCGGCGCGCTCGTCCCGCCAGAGCGGCTGGTAGATGCTGGGTGTGCTGGCGTGGGCTGACTCGCACGGACAGTCGTCGTCCCTCTCGTCGTCGCCGGGGTAGCTCCGGGCGAGGAGCTCGCGTCGGTCGTCGGGGCTCACGAGTGGCCCCTCCGTTCGGCGACCTCGACGTGTGGCATGAACCAGGCGTAGTAGGAGACCGTCAGCCCGGTCAGGGACATGAACATGCCGAAGGCGTAGATGCCGAAGTACTGGGTCCGGGCGAGCGTGAGGTACTCGCCGGTGAACAGGGCCGCGAAGACGATGGTGAGCACGGTCAGTCCACCCATCGCGACCAGCCCGGCGAGGGCGTCGCTCGCGGGGGCGTACTCGACGATCCAGCGGTCCTCGGTCTCGATCCAGGGGAAGCTCGGCCGGACGGTGCCGCCGTCGGAGACGGCCTGCTCGTCCGGGTCCGGTCTGGCGGCGTAGTTCATGAACCGGTGGAAGAAGGAGAGCACACCGAGGAGCGCGAGCAGGGCGACCCAGACGACGACGCCGACCTGGCTCGGCGAGAGCTTGTTCGGGGTGTCGACGAAGCCATCGAGCGGGCGGATCTCGCTGACGCTCTGGTCGATGCGGATCTCCTCCGACGGCGGTTCGCCCTGGATGGCGACGGCCCACATCGGCAGCAGCACCGCGAGAATCAGGAGAATGACGACGAGTTTATCGACTCGCATCTGTGCCTCCGGTCTGTCGGGCCGGGGTCCCACCGGTCACGGCCGGTCGACGCCCCTGCTCGGCGACTCGCCGACACCAGTCCGTTTCGAGCGGTGGCCGATGGTCGCGGCCGACCCGCCGTGTACGGGCTGTGCTACCGTTGAACATATCCGGTGAGACTGGATGTATCATAATAAAACCTGATGGTGGTACCGGGCTCGTCCGGTGTCGATACCGCTCTCCACTACCGCCCCGTGTGGTGGATTACTGGGTACGACTCAGGTTGATGCTTGGAGACGGGAGGGAAATCAACCCCGCCACGAACATGTTCGTCTCTCCGACCAGTCGACCGGTCAGCGACTGTGGTTATAAGTACACGTCGCGTCGACATCCGGACGTCACATGAGCTCCGAGTCGGACCCGAGCCGGCGTGGTCGTCGGTGACCCACGGCGACACGGTGCCGTTGCCGGACGCGCTCGATGCGCTCCGCGAGCGACTCCGGCCGCTCGACAGAACCGAGACGGTGGCCCTGTGCGACGCCAGGGGTCGCGTCCTCGCCGAGCCCGTCGTCGCGTCTCGCAGCATCCCGCACTACCGACGCGCGGCGATGGACGGCTACGCGGTGCGAGCGTCGGACACGGTCGGGGCGTGCCGCGACGCCCCTGCGACGCTTTCGCTGGCCACGGACGTCGTCGCCCAGGGACACGCGGTGCCCGTTCACACGGGCAGCGAACTCCCGGCCGACGCAGACGCCGTCGTCAGGGTCGAGCGCACGCGCGAGGTCGGTGATGCCGTCGAGGTGCTCCGGCCCGTCGAGTCCGGCAAGGACGTCGCGCCGGTCGGCGAGGACGTATCCAGTGGGCAGGAGCTGTTCGAACCAGGACACCGGCTGACCACCTCCGACGTGGCGCTGTGCAAGGGGACCGGCGTCCGCTCGGCGAGGGTCTACGAACGACCCACCGTCGCGGTCGTGCCGACCGGCGAGGAGCTCGTCCAGCAGGACCCCGACCCGGGGGAGGTCGTCGAGACCAACGGGCTGACCACGGCTTCGTTCGTGGAGTCCTGGGGCGGTGCCCCGACCTATGGCTCCGTCGTGCCCGACGACGAGGCCGCGCTCGCGGACGCGATCGAGGATGCCTGCGACCACGACATCGTCGTCACGACCGGTGGTTCGTCCGTGGGCGACCGGGACCTCGTCCCCGACGTCGTCGACGACCTCGGGGAGGTGTTCGTCCACGGGGTCGACATCAAGCCCGGCCACCCGGTCGGACTCGGTGTCGTCGGCGATACGCCCGTCGTCTTGCTCCCCGGCTACCCGGTCTCCTGTATCGTCACCGCCGTCCAGTTCCTGCGCCCCGCGGTGCGGGACATCGGACGGCTCCCGACGCCGCCGTTCCCGACGGTCGAGGGCGAGCTCGTGGCGACCATCGAGTCCGAGGCGGGCACCCGACGGTTCGCCCGGGTCACCGTCGACGACGGGCCGGACGGTGCCAGGGTCCGGGAGACCGACGACAGCGGTGCCGGCGTCCTGTCGAGTGTCGCCCTCACCGACGGCTGGGTCGTCGTGCCCGAGGACGTCGTCCGTCTCGACCCCGGGACCAGCGTCACCGTACACCGATGGGAGCACGCGCTGTAGCGCCGGCCGGGCCAGGCGTGAGCTTCAACACCGTCGCCGTGGTACTCTCCTGGAGATGACTGGTCAGGACAGCTCGGCAGCCGACGGACGCGACCGGACCACGGCCGACGTGCTGGTCGACGGTGAGACGCCGCGGTCGCTCGACGCGCTCCTGTCGACGGCCGGGGTGGGGACGGTCGAGCGGACGCTCGGCTACGACTGTCTCTCCCGGGGGCTCGTCGACGCGACCTGGCGTGGCGTGCCGGTACGCGACCTCGTCGAGGCCGTCGGGCTGCCGGACGAGACGACACACCTGCTCGTCGAGAGTCGGGACGGCCATCGAGGCTGCGTGCCCATCGGGACCGCACTCGACGGGCTCCTGGCGCTCGAACGCGACGGCGAGCCACTGTCGGGCCCCCGGTTCCTCGCGCCGCAGATCGAGGGCCCGCGTGCCGTGAAGGACGTCGCGCGCCTCGAACCGGTCGCGCTCGCCCCCCACGAGGACAGGACGGCGTACGAGACGACCGGCGGAGCAACGGACGATGGCGACTGACGGATTCTCCGCGGTCGTGCTCGTCGGCGGCGAGAGCACGCGGTTCGAGGACGGTCACAAGGCGAGCGCACGGCTCGGCGGGCGGACGCTCCTCCGGCGGGTCCTCGACGCAGCCGATGCGGCCTCTGCAGGACCCCCGGTTCTCGTCTTCCGGAGCGACGAGCAACGCCGGACGGTCCTCGATGCGGCCGAGGACGTGGCTGGCGACGCGGTCGGTCTGGCCGGCGACGCCGAAGCGTTCCAGGGGCCGCTCGCCGGCCTCTACGGCGCACTCGACGCCGTCGAGACGCCGTGGCTGTTCCTCTGTGGCTGCGATATGCCGCTCGTGTCGGCGACGGCCATCGACTACCTCGGTGGGCGACGGACAGGCGACGCCGACGCCGTCGTCCCCGTCGATTCCTCCGGCAGGTACGAACCGCTGTTCGCCATGTACCGTCGTGATGCGCTGCTCGGGGTCGAACCGTCGCTTCCGCGGGCCGCCGGCGTTCGGGTTCTCGTGGACCGCCTCGGCTCCGTCGAGTCGGTACCGGTCTCCGACGCCCCCGAGCACGTCCCCCTCGACGCGGCGACGACGAACGTCAACACGCGAACGGAACTGGAGCGGGTACGGAACTGACGGGCGTCCGGTCGACGAGGTCGGTCCGTGCCGCCCGGTCGGTGACCGAGGCTCAGACCCGGACCGATTCCCGTGACTCGTTCTGGTCGGCGCGTCGAGGCCGTCCTCGCCGTTCCCGTCCACCCACTCGACGAACACAGACTCATCGAGGTCACGGCGGACGGAGTCGTCGTCGCCGAGCTCTGAGCGGTGGCGATTCCCCGTCGTCTCGGCCACGCTTGACCCGGAGAGCGTTCCTCGCCCGTTGGGCAGACTGCCCGTGAGCGTCCACCCGACAGTCGGGGGGTTCGATAGTAAACCCCTAAAGCAGTGGGTCCCGTCGTTCCGACACACGATGTCCGAAACTCATCCTCGCGCCCGTGCGGTCCGGTCGAGTCGCTCCAGTCGACGGCGGGCCCCCGGTGACCGGCAGTGACGGTCGACGGCACGCTGCTGGACGAGACGACGGTGCTGCTGGTCGGGGACACCGACTGGCTCGACCGCTTCGAGACGACGCTCGACGACCGCACCGACGCCACGGTTCGGCGCGAACCGGTCACCAACGCAGCGCTCGACCTCGTCAAGACGGGCACCGTCGACTGCCTCGTCGTCGAACAGTTCCTCCCGGAGACCACCGCCGTGGAGCTGCTCCGGACGCTCCGTACCGAGACACGGACGCTCCCCGTCGTCGTGGCAACTGCAGCCGGGGACGAGTCGACGGCGAGCGAGGCCATCGGTGCAGGTGCGAGCGACTACGTCGCCGTCGGCGACGACCTCTCGGCTGCCGTTGCGGAACTGTTCGACCGGACGGACCGAGCGGTCAGGCGGGCCCGGCGGGAGCGAACCCAGCGCGAGCGCGCCCGACAGTTCGACGCGATGTTCGACGACGAACGGACCGCGACCTGGGTCCTCTCGCCGGACGGATGCCTCGCGCGGCTGAACGAGACGGCCCGCGACCTCGTCGACGCACCCGCCGACGAGCTCGTCGGTGAGTCGTTCTGGACCCTTCCCTGGTGGTCGGCGGCAGACGAACCGAACCCGGACGTCCGGAGCCTCGTCGAAACGGCGCTCGATGGCTCCTTCGCCAACGCCGTCGTCGCGCCGTCCTCGTTGACCGACGACTCCACCGTGGTCGACCTCTCGGTCAGGCCGGTGTCGAACGAGCGCGGCGAACTCGTGTCTGTCGTCGTCGAGGGCGTCGACGTGACCGAACGCGTCGAGCTCGAACGCGACCTCCGCCGCTCCGAAGAGCTCCACCGCGTCACCCTCAACAACATGACCGACACCGTCCTGATGACCGACGAGGACGGCGAGTACACCTACGTCTGTCCCAACGTCCACTTCATCTTCGGGTACACCGCCGAGGAGCTCCGCGAGCGTGTCCCCATCGACGAACTGCTCGGCCCGGAGCTGTTCGATCGGTCTGAGCTCGCCGAGGAGGGGGTCCTGAAGAACATCGAGTGCACGGCGACCGACAAGGCCGGCAACGAGCACACGCTCCTCGTGAACGTCCGCGAGGTGTCCATCCAGGACGGGACGATCCTCTACAGCTGTCGCGACATCAGCAAGCGGAAACAGCGCGAGGAGGCGCTGGCGACCCTGCAGGAGACCGCTCGTGACTTCCTCTACGCCGAGACGCATCAGGAGATCGCCCAGCACGTGGTCGACGACACGCCCGGTGTCCTCGACCTGGAGGCGAGCGCGGTGTTCCTGTTCGACGCCGACGCGAACGAACTGCGCCCGGCGGGCCACTCGCCGGCGCTGAAGGAACTCCACGGCCCCCTGCCGTCGATCCCGTTGAGCGAGGACACGCTTCCGGGGCACAGTTTCGTCCAGGACGAGGCGCTGTTCCTCGACGACGTGCATCGTTCCCCCCACCTTTCCAACGAGGCGACCGACCTCAGGGGAGCGGCCTACATTCCGCTCGGCGACCACGGCGTGTTCCTCGTCGGTTCGGACACCGTCGGGGCCTTCGACGAGGTCACCAGGGAACTGGCCGACCTGCTCGCGGCGACCGCGGAGGCGGCGCTGGACCGCGTCACACGCGAATCGCGGCTCCGCGAGCAAGACCGGACGTTGCAGCGCCAGAACGAACAGCTGACGATGCTCAACCGCATCAACGAGACGATTCGGGAGATCGACCAGGCCATCGTCCAGGCGGAGACTCGCGAGGAGGTCGACCACACGGTCTGCGAATTGCTCACCGACGACGACCGGTTCGAGTTCGCCTGGATCGGAACGGTGGACCGCACGACCGACACCGTGACGCCGAGAGCCTGGGACGGGGCCGAACAGGGGTATCTCGACAGCCGTCCATTCACGGTGGACGCGGCGAGTGGGGAGCCGGTCGGTCGGACCGCCGCGACCGGTGAACCGACCATGGTGACGAACGTCGCCGCAGGGCTTCGGGACGAGCCGTGGCGGACCGACGCCCTCGCCCGGGACTACCTCTCGGCGATCAGCATCCCGCTCGTCTACAACGACCTGACCCACGGCGTGCTCACGGTGTACGCGGATTCACGGGACGGCTTCGACGAGACCGCCCGCGAGGTGTTCTCCGAGCTCGGCGAGACCATCGCCGCGGCCCTCAGCGCGCTCGAACGGAAGAACGCGCTTCTCACCACCTCGATGACCCGTGTCGAGTTCGCCATCGACGACCCGACGTTCGTGCTCTCCCGGCTGGCACGCGAAGGCGACTGTACCCTCACGTACCAGGGTGGCGTCCAGCAGACCATCGACGGGAGCTACGTGTTCGTCACCGTCGAGGGGACGTCGGTCGACGCGGTCGAGGAAGCGGCTGCGGACCTGGTCGCCGTCGAGGAGCTCCAGACCGTGAGCTCGGACGGTGACGGCGGTGTCGTCCGCCTCCGCCTCGCACAGCCGTTCGTCGCCCTCGAACTGGCCGACCACGGGGCGGTGTTCCGGGAGGCGACCGCGACGCCCGAGGAGACGACGCTGGTCGTCGCCGTCCCCGACGGCATCGACGTGCGGACGGTGACCCAGCTGGTCGCGGAGACGTTCGCCGGCGTCGAACTGCAGTCGAAGCAGACGCTCGACGCCGCGGCCGACCACGACCGGTACTCGCGGTTCCTCGAAGCCGTGACCGACCGCCAGCTCGAGGTCGTCCAGACCGCGTACTACAGCGGGTTCTTCGAGTCGCCTCGCGAGCGCTCCGGCGCGGAGGTCGCCGACACGCTCGATATCTCCCCGACGGCGTTCTACAGACACGTCCG
The DNA window shown above is from Haloarchaeobius litoreus and carries:
- a CDS encoding 4Fe-4S dicluster domain-containing protein, coding for MSQSDEGDTVDLAEGIDHQVAMVMDLNKCIGCQTCTIACKTNWTEGGGREYMYWNNVETKPGPGYPKDWEDMGGGWNESGEERTPGELPDEEEYGTPWDFNHEEIMYEGSDEPLRPMSDAASWGPNWEEDEGAGEYPNSYYFYLPRICNHCTHPSCVEACPRSALYKREEDGIVLVDQDRCRGYRYCVEGCPYKKVYYNAMKKTSEKCIFCYPRIEGEGPDGEVRPPSCAADCPPQLRLVGYLDDEEGPIHKLVNEYEVAVRLHPEYRTEPNVYYIPPFAPPQHSERGESLDAERIPRNYLEELFGPKVNEALNTIERERNKVERGEESEVMEMLTTEDTADQYRLEVFDDAEE
- a CDS encoding molybdopterin-dependent oxidoreductase, translated to MSDQRETHDSTDDGLDLARRDFLKGIGATATVAGSASVLGDDLLGMDGLEVVDDPIGSYPYRDWEDLYREEWDWDSTARSTHSVNCTGSCSWEVFVRNGQVWRESQAGDYPQFDEDSPDPNPRGCQKGACYSDYVNADHRVLHPLRRTGERGEGMWERISWDEALTEIAEEVIDAVQDEEYDAISAFTPIPAMSPVSYCSGSRLTSLLGGVGHSFYDWYSDLPPGQPITWGTQTDNAESADWYHADYIIAWGSNINVTRIPDAKYFLEAAYNGTKRVGVFTDYSQTAIHCDEWIGPDPGSDTALALGMARTIVDAGLYDEAHLKEQTDMPLLVREDTGKFLRASEVPGVDVDVERADHVFVMADAEGELRVAPGSLGARDGQHDETASIELDFDPQLAVDRTVSTADGSVAVRSVWNRLREELSTYTPEFVTEETGVGRETHQEIAREFAEADRGKIIHGKGVNDWYHNDLGNRAIQLLVTLTGHIGRQGTGLDHYVGQEKIWTYEGWSKLNSPVPSRSVPTTLWTYYHCDVLDNADAETTRRVQEAIDNDWMPLYPSEREDGSRPDPRIMFIWRGNYFNQAKGNVAVEEQLWPKLDLVVDVNFRMDSSAMYSDIVLPSASHYEKYDLSMTDMHSYVHPFTPAVEPLGESKTDWQIFRELAAKIQELARERDDVVPVQDRQFDREIDLESVHEDFVRDWESDEEGRLADDREACEFILENSTETNPPDSDAQITFDDIDGTDEDNPERVRAVGDHWTSDLEEGEPYTPWKRYVQEKNPWPTFTGRQQYYIDHDWFLELDEELPTHKRAPTLQDRAEYPLNYNTPHGRWSIHSTWRDNEKMLRLQRGEPVVHLNPDDMDARDIEDGDTVRIYNDLGSVEVQAKQYPSGEPGTARMYFAWERFQFPGRGNFNSLVPLYMKPTQLVQYPEDTGEHLYFRPNYWGPTGVNSDVRVEVEPVDESDGSGGGGDE
- a CDS encoding cytochrome b; the protein is MSRLQRAYEFVDDRLDIEGAQSFLGKAFPAEDSFLLGEVALICFLVLVLTGTFLGFFFEPSTSEVEYEGSIAEYQGEELPEAYVSVLNITYDVPFGMLIRRIHHWAAHLFVASMALHMLRVFFTGAYRNPREPNWLVGTGLAGTSMFAAYTGYALPFDEFASTAVGIGYNVAISVPLIGDMLGQIVFGGEFPSSATIPRFFFLHVFVLPLVIAGLIAVHMAILVRQKHTEDRRDGDVPGRRGVHADGGGEGTAGGGDAARTAIDGVDRDDDSVVVGLPAFPNQAAVSAVVFFLTLATLSLLAGFLPVHNIAEYGPNDPASTPSLIMPDWFLMWGYGFLKLTPSWMSFDLLGIHVSSEFVGGLVLPGLVFGAVAVWPFLDYESEPTHFTADPFERPRQTAVGIAGVVFIMVASIAGMDVIVADLLETNTAAIKPYLTAALLLVPTVAGAVTYLVIDRTGDDGADGHDESTDEAVSDDGGERG
- a CDS encoding ubiquinol-cytochrome c reductase iron-sulfur subunit, with the translated sequence MYQPLWRDERAELHRRDYAKILATIGGLTAIASLAAPLAGLTEVFERKYTGPVYSDGVALVDSEGEQITEDRLSEGEQLTVFPEPRPGIADAPTLLVRFPESEYGEGTNMEYTVGGYAAYSKVCTHAGCMVADRDGTTLVCPCHSGRFDPLAGARVTGGPPPRRLPQLPITISGDGYLVATGDFTGPVGPGGG
- a CDS encoding molybdopterin molybdotransferase MoeA, with amino-acid sequence MTHGDTVPLPDALDALRERLRPLDRTETVALCDARGRVLAEPVVASRSIPHYRRAAMDGYAVRASDTVGACRDAPATLSLATDVVAQGHAVPVHTGSELPADADAVVRVERTREVGDAVEVLRPVESGKDVAPVGEDVSSGQELFEPGHRLTTSDVALCKGTGVRSARVYERPTVAVVPTGEELVQQDPDPGEVVETNGLTTASFVESWGGAPTYGSVVPDDEAALADAIEDACDHDIVVTTGGSSVGDRDLVPDVVDDLGEVFVHGVDIKPGHPVGLGVVGDTPVVLLPGYPVSCIVTAVQFLRPAVRDIGRLPTPPFPTVEGELVATIESEAGTRRFARVTVDDGPDGARVRETDDSGAGVLSSVALTDGWVVVPEDVVRLDPGTSVTVHRWEHAL